The Periophthalmus magnuspinnatus isolate fPerMag1 chromosome 19, fPerMag1.2.pri, whole genome shotgun sequence region CCTACTCGTCCTCCTCCGCCTACTCGTCGTGCTCTGCCTACGCCTCCTACTCCAGCCTCCTCCAGACGATGAtgactcctcctctcttacATATTTGCGTTCTCGTCTTCAGacttcctcctccgcctccttctccttctctgcctccttctccttggcctcctccagcctcctctctcctccttctccgtctcctccagcctcctctctcctccttctccttggcctcctccagcctcctctctcctccttctccgtctcctcctccagaCGACAACAACTAATTTTCTCTTACATATTCACGTCCTCGTCAGACGTCCTTCtcctgtgcctcctcctccttcgtCTCCTCCTCCAGGCTCCTCCCACAACCTCTTCTGCCTCTcgcctcctccttcctcttccagcctcctctctcctccttctccagctcctcctccagacgACGACAACTCCTCTTACATATTCACGTTCTCTTCTTCAgacctccttctccttctctctcctcattcgtctcctcctccagcctcctccctcctcggcctccagcctcctccaccttctctcTTACATATTCACGGTCTCTTCTTCAGACCTTCTCCTCCagcctcctcgtcctcctccttctcctctcttacAGATTCACGTTCTCTTCTTCAGACCTCCTCCTCTTACATATTcatgttctctcctcctccagcctcctccTCTTACATATTCACGTTCTCCTCttcagacctcctcctcctcttatagATTCATGTTCTCtactcctcctccgtctcctcctccagcctcctcctcagcctcctcctctTACATACTCACGTTCTCTACTTCAGACCTcctccagtctcctcctcctcctcctcatcctcctcctgtctTACATATTCAGTGCCTGTTTGAGTCGTTCATCTCTCAGAGCCACTTACAGCTGTATTTATTGTCGTTTGACGGCGCTTCATAACTCAAATGGCCGCGGTGGACGTCGGCGGCCGCCTCGCTCGCTGCAGTGAATCGATGCGTTCCGTTTGTGCTATAAATGAACCCATTTGTCTTCACTGGGTTTGGCCCCATAGAGATACAGCGGACTACGGCAGGAGAAATGGCTCAATTTAAGGTGTATAATGACCTCGGTGATTCACAGTTGTAAAGGAAATCGATGCAACATGAGCTAACTGTAGCGCGGGATGCTAGCTGCTGTTTTGAGTCTCGTCCCGGGGAATAGGGCTGAAAACACGGCTCGATCGAACGGGAACACGAGACCGAGTGGGTGACATCAAAACATGAAACAGTCCAAGTTCTTTTTGAAAGGTACACGGGACTTACCTGTGTACCTCTGGGCTGTAATGTTCctcggtatggcattaaacacatctacctTGTGTcattaggtgtttttattactcaaaaatctCTCGATGAAAGActtgtaaaaaaatatttcaaggtatttatttcattttatccaTTGTATCACCGTGTCACCTCTCGTCCGCACggaaatgagtttaatgccatactggaacattttctcaaagcaataacatctccgttcATACGCACAATTAGCAGACCCTGTACCGGAAAAGGAGCATTAAGTTGTGAAAAAGTGTTATGGCAAATGCCTGGTGAAAATGGCAAAAGTTTAGCATTTAGTGCTGATAGTTTGGTTCGTAGCTCGGGTTGCCACGGTAACATGTTAGCTTTTGTTGCTATGAACaggaataaaatgaaatatctttGACTGTTTTGTGTAAGTTGATATCAGGCTGGAGgtgacatattattattattattattattattattattatgtatttatttattattgttattattatttttattattaagttacTTCTGCAACGTGcaacacaatattcatctaaaacgacttaataaaataaacaaatccgctgacttccacgttagaaaactacagtgcccaatgggagctgacatcaccgtaaacgtcatcacaacaaagcgccgcatgctgttagcgccccctatggatagctgcacatcacactagcgagcagtacatttttttccccatttgtcccaaaatgactacgcaacgctgctgaatcctacgagtatcaccgattaaggaaataaaactggagaaggaagtgtgtacgtcacagtgggcgtgtacatcgaggtgaaaatgggggtagatCGAAAAAAGGGCCTCTtgaaaatgagaagaaacgactagaacatgattaaagatctgaacagaacagtttgtagaACAGGTCTGATTAAATATAACCCTCTTCCTAaactacacttttaataatCACTTAAAAAGACCGACTGCAGCAGACGTCTTTCCCGACTCCACGTTTTACCACTGACCTTCACCTTCAGTAGACAAATTACATAAAATCCTTTCTGAAATTTCCAGTGAGTTGGAGTCCTCAGTGAGCACACTCAGACCTATGACGTAACCATCCTTGGCGCTAATCCTCCGCATCGAGACTGTTCTTTTCAACCCGACCATCAAACTgaggctgctgttgtttttggcgCCGTGTTCTTTGTCTAAAGTGGATTTTGCTTTGAGTTTGGAGCCTTGTTGTAATGGGATACTCTCTCGATTACTCTGCATCCTGTCTGCTGATGATTTATGTGGACAGCTCCCCCTAGAggcctgctctctctctctctctactgtAAGCGCAGGGTTGTACAGGACATTCGATCCACTGCGTGTCATGAGATGCTGAATAAGTCCCCAGAGATCCGGCTATTATTAAAACTAGAGTCATTTACTTATAATGAGCAGAACCTGGCAACTTCAGCCAACTCCGACTTTAGAGCTGAGAAATAACATCTGCTCAACCCAAAACATAAAGTCACACAATttacacttaaagggcccatattacactattctctgatatgtatatatacaaacagacctggagttgtgttttgtttgattcacacatgtttaacacacaaactctgcatatttagaatgagtttttctctcaaactgaaaacgctctgttccaccttgtgatgtcatcatgttgtaatccaggaagtgctccactgtgtctttaaactccacacaccttcactggaataatttggatcatttcagccctggatttgctgatctctactgaactaaaagtaaaaggagctgttaacttgaaaactaccacttcatgacatcacaaggtagaacggagcattttgagctttggagatgtagacagaataataataaagagttactcaaacatgcgtgaatgaaacaaaacacaactccaggtctgtttttgaggaggtaacagcattagaacatgacttaaagttcacgAGAGTTAACCTTTTTAATACCAaacctttaaatatataaagttcACTTATAGCTAAATATCAGAGACTTCAAGGTCAGCAATACATAATtattgacaaaatattaaaaactaaacactgagtaacatttctggtggaggttctgcTGTCTGCTTGTCCTCACTGATGTTTCTTACTTAgtcgggaatgttccacagtctgatattaaacgtatctgtctTGCATATACTTATATGttctttattgtaaaaaaaaaaaaaaaaaaaaaaaaatattggaaaAAGCCTTGTGAGActtgcccctccacagatcttacttggccttgtggtgtcatctgtctccatggaggttatTACtaagcctggaatgttccgtagtgtgccattaaacatgtatatcttgtccaaatatggaattctgctccaaattggccgctataactgctaacctcaatgagcttcatttgactgtataaagaagtggactaagtgagtgtgacatcacccacagtaTTCAGCTCCAGACTGTGGGTTTAAAGAAGATGCCATTTTAAAATCCCCgtacacctcccctttaacgtGACCCCCGTCTGCTGCTCTCATGTGCTGCCATGTGGTTCTTGTTTCCTGCTCTCTTCAGGATTTCACTAAACCAAAAACCTGCTGTTGTTTGGGCTCTGATCTGTCGCCGTGGTGATGGCAGGTCGATGACTTAGGCCTGTCGTGTTGTAAGATGAGGCTGATTTATGAGCAGATGGAAAACTCAAGTCTCAGAGCAGAGACCTGGTCTGGACTTGGCTCATTTCCTTCAGTTCAGGCCAAAATGTTTCACACGGTGATTAGTCCAGTgcatttttacaaagacatcCATCACAGTCCAGTGTGCAGAGCTGTTATGGCTGAGTGTTTGGAAAGGCTGCATTCACTCtgtactggtttggtcctggtttggtcctggtttggtcctggtttggtcctggtttggtcctggtttggtcctggtttggtccatgtccagacctggtttagttctgagttcagtccttgtttaatcttgCATTGATTTTCTAAAAGTCAAATCTTAGAAGCGTCTTTCACTtcttgttatatgcaacatttttaggagtttgatttacaTTCAAGACATTATACTTTGcataaaattgttaattgctatggcaacagtcctaatctCTCATCATTCTTCAAACCCCTGAATagacaatagactgtatatatataaatggacgtagctaacctgctagctgcctcgttccaaacaggaagtgatcatgggcgcacttccggctccatcgactctcttCGCTCTTAAagagcctcgctccagattggctctttggttgctatgatacttcctcaatgagcttcatttgaagccaaacactgtgggtgacgtcacagtcacttagtccacttctttatacagtctgtggtttgcaTCCAGAGTAGCGATTTTTTCAGAAAAAGTATAATTTGTGTATGTAGTATATCTGTAGATATAACGAAAAACTCTTGTGATTTTAGTATTTGTGTAGTAGTTCACTTTTGCCTCCAGGTGGCTCCACTCTTCAGAACGTATTGTTTAAATCCTGGTAAATGCTCGATACCTGTGTGTTAAAGTGAGTCTGACTCTGCAGGTCACCCACAGCACACCGGGGACTCGTTGTCAAGGTTACGTGTGCAGAGTGATGGATGTGGGTCCGTGCTGCACCTGTCAGCTGTCAGGTGCTGTTGGGGTGTTTGTCCTGGTTAGTTGAGGCTGTGTCAGGTGCGTGGCCCTGTCAGCGCCTGCAGTGAGGAGGTCAAAGAGCGCCAGGGTCGTTGTGTTCTCTGCGTCGCCCCCGTGTGGCCGGAgaaacacttttgttttgacTCCAGAGCCTTTGACGGATGCAGGGCGGAGACACACGTCCAGAAAATggtgtttatttaaaggttcacttgtctccttggagataatgattgctttgccttgagtgttccacagtatagcattaaatgtgtgtgtgtgtgtgtgtgtgtatatatatatataacagatagcaccaccaggcaaagttacaggtcagatctatggagaggtgacccaacacacagtaagaatgcatcaattttttttagcaagtttaaagttttatgtctaatgctatactatggaatactcaaggaaaagcaataacatctccatggagacaagcaggtgatggacgtCCCACCTGTAGTGttacgtagtgcatctttaaagctaGCATTACActaaaaacttgcattcttactgttagtgggcttgcctctccacagatcagacttgTAACTTGCCCTTTAGTGTCCACCCACTCATCTCCATGAAAGCCACACTTTAATGCCACGTTGTGCATcatagacaaagcaatagcatctccatggagacaagcaggtggtgtacactcaaccagaaaagttccatagtggacCTTTTAAAGTCTCTAAATGTTTAAGAGCTTAAAACTGCCTGGAGACAAAATGCATCAGAGCGAAACATGCGAACAAAAACTTAAATAGTTTcctccaattttttttttacttgagtaacttcttgtactacttgtacttctacaggcgacagtggctcagctggtagagtttgtccacggagctgaaggttggtggttaaaatcccgctcccacagatgaatgctgttgttgtgtccttgggcaagacacttaactccccTGTACCCCTGTGtctgtatgaatgggtgagtgtttccttgatgtaaagcactttgagccttgaagctGGGAAAGTACaattttactcgagtaatattatttagaaGTAACTgtacctttacttgagtaacttcttgTAGTTCTCGtttatacttctacttaagtaattttATTGTGAAGTTCCAGCACTGTTACTCGAGTACATATTTTGGCTACTGCTTGTCGTCCTCTAACTCCCTTTTATCCCCATGTCTGATCCGATCACTCTCACTCCATTAAAACTCTATCCATATGTAAACATATGGTTGCCAGATCCAACTTATAAACGCAGCTCTTCCATGAATACAGCGGACCTAATTTTACCCCAGAACCTGGCGCCTGTTCCTGGACTTTGAGCACGTACAGGGAGGAACACACAATGGAGACGTGTCAGccattttaacacataaatGATCCCATGTTTACACTCCTCCTCGCAGCCATTCGTCTTCGTCAGAGAGTTGTCAGCAAGCGCGGCCGCAGCCAGCTCTGGAAAAAGTTGGTTTTCTTTGCCTTTTTTTCAGCTTGTAGTAAATTAGCCATCACTGTGAAAACCCCAACCACAACCCATTCATCATCGGGCTCAGAGCAACACAACAAAGTCCAGAGGATGACGgcttcaaaatggccgccgtcacTGGTCTGGTAAATTACAGGGCACGGAGCCGTGgtgaaggacagaggaggaacgCTGTTTTGGGATCGGATTTTAGTGCCGACAGACGAGAAGGAAAAATCCCCTGTGTTTTTCACGCTGAATAAAAGGCATTAGACAAACTGTAATGAGGCGAATGACGAgatatgtgttttgtgttcagAGTTATGTTCATCAGAAAAACACCAGGTGAACTctgatttgaaatgaaaaatgaccTGAGAATTAATCAATCTTCATTTCATGGGGAATCATTTAAAGTtccactatgcaacttttctggtggagaggaCACTGTTTTAGGACATTCACACTTCATCATCCCCACAAAATATTAACTGAACCTGAACCTGAGCCTGAACCTGGGTCTGGGCCTGGAACACGACTGTTTTGTTAcagctgttttgtttcagatgtttttatgccatttttATCTTAACCAaagtttttgtgcatttttttgtgcagttttaactTGGATCAGTCAAACCTCGTTTTCTTTGTCTTATTTTCATGATTTTGAGACGATGCAAAAACCAAACCTGGTCTTTTCCAAAGCTCCTAAACCCATTTCCTCCAAAGATCGACCTGAAACACGACAATCTCACCATCGATTTAACATCAGCCCAAGGTCAGGAGGATGGagccttttattttgaaaaaatactCTCGAGTCATTTAGTCTGATGCTGTTTCCTCTTTAAATAGAGTTTATTTAAAACCTGGAGAGCCCTGACTGGATTAATGACATGAGATAATGAGGCGAGAGTCATGTGACTGGTCATGTGACTGGTCATGTCACTGGTCATGTGACTGGTCATGTTGTCAACAGATGGAGACAAAGATGTGGAGCCTAAAGAAACATGTGTCCTGCCTCTGACCATCTCATCTgagcctgtgtccagagccttcaCCTGCAGATAAAGACATAcaggtgtgtctcattctcagtttatggacaggccacATGATTCACTCcagattcactcactgagctgcagaggctgcactagcactgagtcctgACTTAAATGTaacatcatgtccagtgtttttgtgatGAATAAATCTGCATCTCAGTAAAAGTTGTGATCTGATCATGTTCACCTCATGTCTGGACACACAGGGGTcataggtcaagtttatgaaatgtcAAATCTTACACACAGCgctttaaatgtttaaagatcCACTCTGTAACTGTGAGTTGTCCACTGgatgcttgtcttcatggagattttatagctttgccaggaatgtttcacTATTTCACTATGGCATCaaactattttgcatttattcagctgcAGATGTTTTGTTGCTTCAAAAATCATTAGAACTCTCCAGATTTACAAacttgtgaaaaaaatatattgtaatttttccaaCAATTTGAAAATCAAGATTCATTTTATGTAGTGCACCGGTTTATCACTTGAACAGTTCAGTCACTCAAATGTGAATGTTAAAGAAtcaaatgcatttcagaacatgtttttagcACATGGAGCACGTGCACACAGCTCATGTTCTAATATAAATGTCACATGTTCTATTCCTGTATTGTGCCTTGTGTATTTAGGCTTCCTGTGGATCCGGATCGGGCTTTAGCAGCAGTTTGACTCTTCACAgcctgttttattgttgttgtagttaCCACTTTGGACCATTAAGGGGCGCCATACACCCAGGCAGTGAGCTGTCACATGTTCTGCCAATGTTAAAATCATGTTCAGATGTCGCAGTGTTTCCTGTGACATTTGATGAGAGAAACAACAGCCTTTTGATGAGTGGATTTTTAcatctgtgacctttgaccctcttTATATTCACAATTAAACCTATGCACAAAACTGTAGCTTTTAAATCCACAAATATTCCCCTggtttaaagttttgtttttttttgcttccaGATGTGAGAAAAAACACGTTTATTGCACCACAGAGCATCACGTGTGAAACAGGCTGAACTGGAGCATCGGGATATGATGTGTGGATGTAAACCTCTGGATATGATGTGTGGATGTAAACCTCTGGATATGATGTGTGGATGTAAACCTCTGGATATGATGTGTGGATGTAAACCTCTGGATATGATGTGTGGATGTAAACCTCGGGATATGATGTGTGGATGTAAACCTCGGGATATGATGTGTGGATGTAAACCTCGGGATCTGAACGAGTCAAAGATGAAAACAGAAGGTTCATGTAAATTTTACTCGTGTTTGAAATGtgacatttacaatattttaaataagaaaagCCTCTTCAGATCCACTGCGTCACTGTCATTCTCCAGATAAACTTAAATaactttattaaaatacaatctgATAAATCCGGGCTCTGTGTGACCCCCGCTGACCCCTGGACACCTGCGTCACGTGACTCCAGATCAATATAATCCACATCCGGGTGGTTGGAGCATCACAGCGGGTGTTATTGGTACAGTGCGGGGGTCAGTCTCTGTCCGAGCAGGTACGGGGAGGGGGAGTAGTACTGCGCGGGCCCAGGGGGCACGTGCACGGCCCCGGGCGCGCTCCCGGGCAGCGGGCTCTTGGAGTACGGGTGATACCGGGACAGTCCGAGCGCGTGATGAGGGCCTCTGAGCGCGAGCGCGCCCGGACTGCCGCCGGGCACGTGCATGTGACATGAGGCAGCCATGGCCGCGGCCACCGCAAGGGACGAGCCGTTGCTATGGTAACCCGGTATGAGTTTGTCAGAGGTGAGCGCCGTGTGCGTCCTCAGGTGCGCCAGCAGCTCCTCTGACGTGCCGAAGCGTTTGTCGCACGCGCCGTTGGCAGACACCCAGTTGCACGCGTGCGGCAGCGGGTCGTTGGGCACTAGGCCGTAGGGGTAGAGCGCGTGTCCCGGGAAAGAGTGCGCAGTGTGCAGAGGCGCGTGCGCGGCAGGAGGCGCATACATGAGTGGATACCCGCTCTTCAAAGAGTCACAGGCCGCGCTGCCGCTCAGCCCCGCGCAGTGAAACCCCAGGCAAAACGGGTCCCGACACAGTCCCGGGGTCAGTCCTGGGGGAGAGGCTCCTGCCAGCGGGCTCCCCCCCTTCGCTCCTCCAGCCAGAGACGAGAACTGTCCCAGCAACGCGCCGCTACTGGCGCTGGACTTATGGTCAAGGGTCATTCCGTGTGTCAAAAAAGGCTGTGGGTAGCCGTAGGGGTACGACATCCCTGCGGCGGGCAACGGGAACACGTGTCCCGGGCCCGGTTTGTACGGAGACACCGGAGCCACGAGCCCCaggccagaggagccagaggaggagaccgGGGGCGCGGGCTCAGGAACCGCTTTAGGCGTCTCTTCTGCTACAGTCCTCGGGACAGAGTCAGGTCTGTCCTCTTTCTTTTCGTCCTTGTCTTTCGTGTCGCTTGGCGCCGGAGACGCAGACGTAACGGAGCTGGGGCTGCTTGTGCGCGGCGTAAAAGGCTGGCACGTGGCGCTGGGCACGCGAAAGCCGTTCCTCTCCACGCTGCCGGACTCCTTCTTGTCCGTTTTGTACGGTTTAAAACTGGACTTGTCCTCAGACCCGAGGTCGCTCATCTTCAGTGGGGCCTTGGCGTCTTTGTCCCCGGAGCCGCTGGAGCCTGAACccgcagaggaggagagtttaGCGGCGGAGGGAGGGTCCGGTTTCCCAATCTGAGAGCACGTCTGAGCCAAAAGGGCCAGAGGGCTCTTTTTGGCATCGAGCTGCGGGAGAAAAAACAGAGTCTTCATTAAAACTACAAACACAGACGTCAAATTCTGCTTTACGCACGAAAATGTCCTGGATGAAGGTGACGTAAAGCTCCGGGACGTTTAGGACGGTCCTGTGTTAAACAGCCACAGCGCGCGCCACAGTGTGGCACACTTACGCATTAAGCACACGTGCGTTTCACCAAATAAACCAAAGGGCCCCTGACGGTTTCATAATAACTTAAACGAATGAATGTAAAATTACTTTACGGTTTAGCAGCGCTAGACTCCGGGACAAATGTGCCCGGATGTGCGTAAAATCCGCGTAAATCTGTCCACTCCAGCGTCAGACTTTATAGATACGTCGTTTGCAAAAGTCACTTATTTCCAGTAAATGACAGAAGTCTGCAGTCAATGACACGAATCACAAACCTAGAACCATTTTACCAACTGTTAAATCTCGTGAAAAGCCCGCGGTGTCTCCTACATTTGCGTTTGGATCTGTGCGCCAAAGTCGATCTACACATGACATTTGTGCGTAAAACTGTCACCAGCCTCattaaaatgttccacatgATGGTGACGCTATGTGGAATAACAAGcgacatttgtttttatttcaaagtgTCGCTCACTTAGGGACAAACACTCTCCAAACGCACTTAACGAGCTGTGACTGACATGTCCACAAAGATAAAAGATCACGAGATGATTTAAGCCCCAAACCACGTCAAAAGAAGCCGCATAACAAACAAGGCATCCAACAGCGTCCGTGcgtaaaaacatgtattatccACGTAGCGCGCAGTTCATTTCGTCCCGTGTATCCCCCTTCCAGTGTCCCAGCCTGGTCCTTACCTCGATGGGGCTGACCGGGGTGGAGGGCAGCGGTTGGAGGTAGTCTGGGTGGAGGATGTGTCCAGTTCTAGCGGTCAGCATTTTGAGCACCTTGATGGGGAGTCGTTTGGCCTGGCGCTGGGGGTCCGCTGGGGACACGGGGCAGAGCGCGGCACCGGGGGGCCCGCTCCTCCACGCTGTGTTCGGGGTCTTGTTTAGGACAGACACCGCTGGAGACGTGCTCATGACCCGGACGGCGTGGAGAGAGCGAAGCAGGACATGACATCAGCTGTGGCGTGCGACAGAAACGACCCAAAAGGCGACAAACGAACTATAAATCCCCAAAACGAAGCGACAAAACAAGGGAAAAAAGATCCAGTGTTATTCCGTCATTCCCCGGGACTGTGGGTCTGCGCTGCGGGCGACGCGGCTCCGGgtaaaaacactcacacactccgCCCCTCGCGCCTTTGTAGATCCAGACCAGAACGACAGCGACGCGCTCCTCACAACTAACCCACCGCGTGCACTAAGTGGAGCTTTATACTGGGCGCGTGCGTAAAGAGCGCATGCGCCGTGACACTGAGGAACAGAGCAGCGTCTTCACCAAACGTGTTTAAACATGTTGAGACGCTTTGGGCAGGTTTAATGACCTTCAGAAGCGAGTTTTGGGGCTAAACACAGGCGCCTTTGTGATTGGGGGAGGGGATTTTCTCTGATTGGaagaaatggtttattaaacgtgcactgtgtaacttttccagtggagggtctgccacctttttgtctccatggatatgttatactgtgaaacattctaggtaaagcaatgTCATTAATCCTGCCCaagaaacaagcaagtgacaccagTAAGTTAAAACACTATTACTACCTGTAAAAACACTACTACTGCCTGTAAAAACACTACTGTCACCTGTAAAAACACTACTGTCACCTGCAAAAACACTACTGTCACCTGTAAAAACACTACTGTCACCTGCAAAAACACTACTGTCACCTGCAAAAACACTACTGTCACCTGTAAAAAGACCACTGCCTGTAAaaacactactactgctgtcTGTAAAAACGCAGTCTGTACAAACACGGTCTGTAAAAACACTACTGCCTGTAAAATTGTCAttgtaaatatttgtgaatatttttgaGAATGAAGGACAGGGCCAGGATTAGTCATGTCACATGACCCCTATAACTTTGATGTCATAAACAGATGTCATTttatcttcctcctcctcattggcctcctcttcatcctcttcctcctcttaaTCGTGTTCTTCatccacctcctcttcatcctcatcctcctcctattcttcctcctcttcatgctcttcatcctcttcctcctcttccttatcttcctcctcatcttcttcctcttcatcctcctactccttttcatcctcctcttc contains the following coding sequences:
- the LOC117387815 gene encoding zinc finger protein 503-like, which encodes MSTSPAVSVLNKTPNTAWRSGPPGAALCPVSPADPQRQAKRLPIKVLKMLTARTGHILHPDYLQPLPSTPVSPIELDAKKSPLALLAQTCSQIGKPDPPSAAKLSSSAGSGSSGSGDKDAKAPLKMSDLGSEDKSSFKPYKTDKKESGSVERNGFRVPSATCQPFTPRTSSPSSVTSASPAPSDTKDKDEKKEDRPDSVPRTVAEETPKAVPEPAPPVSSSGSSGLGLVAPVSPYKPGPGHVFPLPAAGMSYPYGYPQPFLTHGMTLDHKSSASSGALLGQFSSLAGGAKGGSPLAGASPPGLTPGLCRDPFCLGFHCAGLSGSAACDSLKSGYPLMYAPPAAHAPLHTAHSFPGHALYPYGLVPNDPLPHACNWVSANGACDKRFGTSEELLAHLRTHTALTSDKLIPGYHSNGSSLAVAAAMAASCHMHVPGGSPGALALRGPHHALGLSRYHPYSKSPLPGSAPGAVHVPPGPAQYYSPSPYLLGQRLTPALYQ